A single genomic interval of Bradyrhizobium japonicum USDA 6 harbors:
- a CDS encoding branched-chain amino acid ABC transporter ATP-binding protein/permease, giving the protein MLKQRPFLIETLTAIGLIAAPFVLPHLGFAPNTVNRILVWGLFGLGFDILFGFTGLLSFGQSAFYGTGGFVAAYLLTRAGFGNVLGALIIGMIAAAATGYLIGLIALRRTGIYFAMITVAIAEVFFFVEFNPLSDFTGGENGLPGVPTPSFNLGFTTVHFTNGWSLYQFIALCYFIGVIIALRIVRSPVGAIFSAIRDNPLRATAVGHNIHGYKLTAFVIAAAYAGFAGGLLGVLQAFMPPDAFTFDTSGQLVMQTAIGGRGTLFGPLVGAAVWLFLQDFLQAALGLGAAWKLVLGVVFVVLVCFLRGGIVGGLADLYRLAAGKRARREVDTEQPSADAEAARQPAPAPMQAKEVAHPAYSGPILKATGLTKRYGGLVANSDIDFSVNQGELRGIIGPNGAGKSTFFKMLTCEIAPTSGRIVFEGRDITGLKVTEVCQLGLTKSYQVNQLFTGLTVRQNLTIAALAELRGKFRLDLFRKLSGVKGLTEQVAHALALVDLTRRADTPVSELAYGEKRRLEIGLALATSPRLLLLDEPLAGMSPRERVETVKLLKSIARGRTMIIIDHDMDSLFELVERVTVLQEGKVLLDGTPEEIRTNAAVQEAYLGGVHGEIAA; this is encoded by the coding sequence TTCGGCCAGTCCGCCTTCTATGGCACCGGCGGCTTCGTCGCGGCCTACCTCCTGACCCGCGCGGGTTTCGGCAACGTGCTGGGCGCACTGATCATCGGCATGATCGCGGCGGCCGCGACCGGCTACCTGATCGGCCTGATCGCACTGCGCCGCACCGGCATCTATTTCGCCATGATCACCGTGGCGATCGCGGAGGTGTTCTTCTTCGTCGAGTTCAATCCGCTCTCGGATTTCACCGGCGGCGAGAACGGCCTGCCGGGCGTACCGACACCGAGTTTCAATCTCGGCTTCACCACCGTCCACTTCACCAACGGCTGGTCGCTCTACCAGTTCATCGCGCTGTGCTACTTCATCGGCGTCATTATCGCGCTCAGGATCGTCCGCTCGCCGGTCGGCGCCATCTTCAGCGCGATCCGCGACAATCCGTTGCGCGCCACCGCCGTCGGCCACAACATCCACGGCTACAAGTTGACCGCCTTCGTGATCGCCGCGGCCTATGCGGGCTTCGCCGGCGGCCTGCTCGGCGTATTGCAGGCCTTCATGCCGCCCGACGCCTTCACCTTCGACACCTCGGGCCAGCTCGTGATGCAAACCGCCATCGGCGGCAGGGGTACGTTGTTCGGACCGCTGGTCGGCGCGGCGGTCTGGCTCTTCCTTCAGGACTTTCTTCAGGCGGCGCTGGGCCTCGGCGCGGCCTGGAAGCTTGTGCTCGGCGTCGTGTTCGTGGTGCTGGTCTGCTTCCTGCGCGGCGGCATCGTCGGCGGTCTTGCGGACCTCTATCGCCTCGCCGCCGGCAAACGGGCGCGGCGCGAGGTGGATACGGAACAGCCGTCCGCTGACGCCGAGGCCGCACGGCAGCCCGCGCCGGCGCCGATGCAGGCCAAGGAGGTCGCGCATCCCGCCTATTCCGGGCCGATCCTGAAAGCCACCGGCCTCACCAAGCGCTATGGCGGCCTCGTCGCCAACAGCGACATCGATTTCAGCGTCAATCAGGGCGAGCTGCGCGGTATCATCGGCCCCAACGGCGCAGGCAAATCGACCTTCTTCAAGATGCTGACCTGCGAGATCGCGCCGACCTCCGGCCGGATCGTGTTCGAGGGCCGCGACATCACGGGATTGAAGGTCACCGAAGTCTGCCAGCTCGGGCTTACCAAGAGCTACCAGGTCAACCAGCTCTTCACGGGCCTGACAGTGCGGCAGAACCTGACGATCGCCGCACTCGCCGAGCTGCGCGGCAAGTTCCGGCTCGACCTGTTCCGCAAGCTCTCGGGCGTCAAGGGCCTGACGGAGCAGGTGGCGCACGCGCTCGCCCTGGTCGATTTGACCCGCCGCGCCGACACGCCGGTGTCCGAGCTCGCCTATGGCGAGAAGCGCCGGCTGGAGATCGGGCTTGCCCTCGCCACCTCGCCGCGCCTGCTGCTGCTCGACGAGCCGCTCGCGGGCATGAGCCCGCGCGAGCGGGTCGAGACCGTCAAGCTGCTCAAATCGATCGCACGCGGACGCACCATGATCATCATCGACCACGACATGGATTCGCTGTTCGAGCTGGTCGAACGCGTGACGGTGCTCCAGGAGGGCAAGGTCCTGCTGGACGGCACGCCGGAGGAAATCAGGACCAACGCCGCAGTGCAGGAAGCCTATCTCGGCGGCGTTCACGGAGAGATCGCCGCATGA
- a CDS encoding ABC transporter ATP-binding protein produces MSLIEVNGLNSYYGDSHILFDVAMRVERNEVVALLGRNGAGKSTTLKSLMGVVTPRSGSVKFDGIDIAGRKSHRIAQAGMQLVHEERRIFGSLSVEENIVLAGITAPKRWPLERIYEMFPRLKERRNNRGTELSGGEQQMLAIARALVRDPKIVLLDEPFEGLAPVIVHDLVKACRELAAAGQTIVLVEQNLAATLALATRIYIINNGHIVHEGPAQELKAQPELLQRYLGV; encoded by the coding sequence ATGAGCCTGATCGAGGTCAATGGCCTGAACAGCTATTACGGTGACTCCCACATCCTGTTCGACGTCGCCATGCGCGTCGAGCGGAACGAGGTGGTGGCGCTGCTCGGGCGGAACGGCGCCGGCAAGAGCACGACGCTCAAGAGCCTGATGGGCGTCGTGACGCCCCGCAGCGGCAGCGTGAAATTCGACGGCATCGATATCGCCGGACGCAAGAGCCACAGGATCGCGCAGGCCGGCATGCAGCTCGTGCACGAGGAGCGCCGGATCTTCGGCAGCCTGTCGGTAGAGGAGAACATCGTTCTCGCCGGGATCACCGCACCGAAACGCTGGCCGCTCGAGCGCATCTACGAGATGTTTCCGCGGCTGAAAGAGCGGCGCAACAACCGCGGCACCGAGCTCTCCGGCGGCGAACAGCAGATGCTCGCGATCGCCCGGGCGCTGGTGCGCGATCCCAAGATCGTGCTGCTGGACGAGCCGTTCGAGGGGCTCGCGCCCGTCATCGTCCACGATCTCGTCAAGGCCTGCCGCGAGCTCGCAGCCGCCGGCCAGACCATCGTGCTGGTCGAGCAAAATCTGGCGGCGACGTTGGCGCTGGCGACGCGGATCTACATCATCAACAACGGCCACATCGTGCACGAGGGACCGGCGCAGGAGCTCAAGGCCCAGCCGGAGCTGCTGCAGCGATACCTTGGCGTCTAG
- a CDS encoding DUF5996 family protein, whose amino-acid sequence MSAIWPEIPFEAWRESCSALHLYCQIVGKYRLARTPWVNHSWHATLYVNARGLTTSLIPDASGIEIVFDLSRHVLIGEAADGCRAEMPLGRMSVAEFHARFCDLVRHLGGTPAFDGRPSEVPDPIPFTEDRQIRPYDADAVTRFFRALVAISGVFYRFRTGFTGKASPVHLFWGSFDLAVTRFSGRSAPLHPGGVPGLPDVVTREAYSDEVSSAGFWPGGGGTDFAAFYSYAYPTPNGFADGQVMPAGAYFDRKLGEYLLPYDLVRKSSEPEATLMAFLQSTYQAAADIGRWDRAALECPIGSPLRPRPLNKD is encoded by the coding sequence ATGAGCGCGATCTGGCCGGAGATCCCCTTCGAGGCATGGCGCGAAAGCTGTTCCGCGCTTCATCTGTATTGCCAGATTGTCGGCAAGTATCGGCTCGCGAGAACGCCATGGGTCAACCATTCCTGGCACGCGACCCTCTACGTGAATGCACGTGGGCTCACGACTTCACTGATTCCAGACGCATCAGGCATCGAAATCGTCTTCGATCTCTCCCGTCATGTCCTGATCGGAGAGGCAGCTGATGGGTGCAGGGCGGAAATGCCGCTCGGGCGAATGTCAGTCGCCGAATTTCACGCCCGGTTCTGTGATTTGGTAAGACATCTCGGCGGAACACCAGCATTTGACGGTCGGCCCAGTGAGGTCCCAGATCCGATCCCGTTCACGGAGGACCGCCAAATCAGGCCCTATGACGCAGACGCCGTGACGCGGTTCTTCCGCGCCCTCGTCGCGATCAGCGGAGTGTTTTATCGGTTTCGAACGGGGTTCACCGGGAAGGCCAGTCCGGTTCATCTCTTCTGGGGCAGCTTCGATCTCGCGGTGACGCGCTTCTCTGGGCGTTCCGCTCCGCTTCACCCGGGTGGCGTCCCGGGTTTGCCAGACGTCGTGACACGCGAGGCCTATAGCGATGAGGTCTCGTCCGCCGGCTTTTGGCCGGGCGGTGGTGGTACAGACTTTGCGGCTTTCTACTCCTATGCCTACCCCACCCCGAATGGCTTTGCTGACGGACAGGTCATGCCCGCGGGCGCATACTTCGATCGGAAGCTCGGCGAATATCTCCTGCCCTACGACCTTGTGCGAAAATCCAGCGAGCCAGAGGCCACGCTCATGGCGTTTCTGCAAAGCACCTATCAGGCAGCAGCTGATATCGGACGCTGGGATCGTGCCGCGCTCGAATGTCCGATTGGCTCCCCCCTTCGACCCCGCCCGCTGAACAAGGACTGA
- a CDS encoding HIT family protein has translation MAAYDDQNVFAKILRGEIPCFEVFSDDRSLAFLDIMPRSPGHTLVIPRAPARGILDIADDDLAAVARTGKRIAIAAMKAFDAEGIILQQFSEPASGQVVFHLHLHVMPVRAGIELLPAHTRKEDMAVLADHAKRMIAALGS, from the coding sequence GATCAGAACGTCTTCGCAAAGATCCTGCGCGGCGAGATTCCCTGCTTCGAGGTTTTCAGCGACGACCGCAGCCTCGCCTTCCTCGACATCATGCCGCGCTCGCCCGGACACACGCTGGTCATTCCCCGGGCGCCGGCGCGCGGCATCCTCGACATCGCGGATGACGATCTCGCCGCGGTCGCCCGAACCGGCAAGCGGATCGCGATTGCGGCGATGAAGGCGTTCGACGCCGAGGGTATCATCCTGCAGCAGTTCAGCGAACCGGCGAGCGGGCAGGTGGTCTTCCACCTGCACCTGCACGTCATGCCGGTCAGGGCCGGAATCGAGCTGCTGCCGGCGCATACGCGCAAGGAAGACATGGCCGTGCTCGCCGATCACGCCAAGCGGATGATCGCGGCGCTGGGCAGTTGA